One Solirubrobacterales bacterium DNA window includes the following coding sequences:
- a CDS encoding SDR family NAD(P)-dependent oxidoreductase, translating to MEIAGKRVLLTGATGGLGRTIAANLAETGSELLLSARSTAALEDLAVSLPGERHLVLPGDLSEPDAAAALAAAAGEVDVLVANAALPATGRLTDLSSEQVARMLRVNLEAPILLAQELVPGMLERGRGKIVLIGSLSGKAGSPRSSVYNATKFGLRGFAFGLSADLAGTPVSVTVVAPGFVREAGMFADSGANAPAVLGTTTPGKVAAAVRTAIGSSRLEIAVAPVRSRAMAHIGLVSPSISHRVQSGKAGQSAGDSLAAGQIAKR from the coding sequence ATGGAAATTGCGGGCAAACGGGTTCTCTTGACCGGTGCGACCGGTGGACTCGGCCGCACCATCGCAGCGAATCTGGCGGAAACCGGCTCCGAGTTGCTGCTCTCGGCGCGTTCCACCGCGGCGCTTGAGGATCTGGCCGTCTCGCTGCCGGGTGAGCGCCACCTGGTCCTTCCCGGTGATCTCTCGGAACCGGATGCGGCAGCTGCGCTGGCTGCGGCAGCCGGCGAGGTCGATGTCCTGGTCGCCAACGCGGCCCTGCCCGCGACCGGTCGGCTGACCGATCTCTCGTCGGAACAGGTGGCCCGGATGCTCAGAGTCAACCTTGAGGCACCGATTCTGCTCGCGCAGGAGTTGGTCCCCGGCATGCTTGAGCGCGGCCGGGGAAAGATCGTGTTGATCGGATCTCTGTCCGGCAAGGCGGGCAGCCCGCGCAGCTCGGTTTACAACGCGACCAAGTTCGGTCTGCGGGGCTTCGCCTTCGGGCTGAGTGCGGACCTGGCCGGCACCCCGGTGTCGGTCACGGTGGTCGCTCCCGGATTTGTCCGTGAGGCGGGGATGTTCGCCGATTCGGGTGCGAACGCGCCGGCGGTTCTTGGCACGACAACCCCCGGGAAGGTCGCTGCTGCGGTCAGGACGGCGATCGGTTCCAGCCGGCTCGAGATCGCGGTGGCCCCGGTCCGGTCCCGGGCGATGGCCCACATCGGCTTGGTCAGCCCGTCGATTTCCCACCGGGTTCAGTCCGGCAAGGCCGGTCAGAGTGCCGGTGATTCACTGGCTGCCGGGCAGATAGCAAAGCGGTGA